GATCGGATAGACGCCCGAGGCCGGCAGCGAGACGTCGGGCACCGTGCGCGTCGCGCTCCCCATCTGCCAGCTCGGCCGCGGCGTCTTGCTGCGGCCGCCGCCGCTGGCCATGCTCGGCTCCTGCCAGACGACCTCGGTGCCGTAGGTGGACGCGTCGGCTGGATCGATCGGCGTGGGCGACGTCCCACCCACGGCGGTGACGAACGGCGACGAGACGAACGGACCGACGCCACGCTTCTTCTTCGGCTGCACGACGACGAGCGCGCCGAAGTCGCCCGACGCGATGAGCACCGTCTGTCCCTGGGTGGCCGCCTGCTTGAAGAGCTTCGCGCACTGCTTGATCGCCGCCTTCGTCCGCTTCGACGCGATCAGCTCGAGCGAGAGGCTGATCACGGGAACGTCCGTCCGGTTGACGAGGGCCTTCAAGGCATCGACGACCGTGCCCTGCGTGATCGACAGGGTGATGGCGGCGCCCGGCGCGACCGCACCCGACCAGCTGACGTCGAGGACCGATTCCAGCCGGTCCAAGTCGTCGAGGTTCGGTCCCGGCGTCCCGATCTGCTCGAGATCGAGAGCAGGCAGGCCGTAGAAGGTGCGGAACGCATCGATGTCCGTCGGGTCGACCGGCGCCGTGCCGACGATCCCGATGCGCTGCCCGGTGCCGTCGATGCCGCCGTCCTGCAGCGTCGCCAGGTCGAAGAAGCCCGCGTACTCCTGCGGTGAGAAGCTGAAGACGCCCCCCGTGTCGGTGTTCGGGCGCAGCGCGACGTCGTGCCGGATGGGGAGCCGTTGCTGGAGGTCGATCACGCCGTCGACCAGCAACGCGATCGATGCCGGGACGGGTCCGGGTCGAGCACCGACGCATTCGACCTGCTGCCGTCCCTTGGGCCGCCTGATGGCGCAGCCTTCCGAGCGCAGCCAGCGCTCGACGCGCCTGAGGTCGGCCGGCGCTGCCCCGAAGCGGTGTCCGAACTCGCTGGGTGTGATCCACCGATGGTACTCGGGGCTCGCGGGATCCTGCTGAGCGGCCAGGAGCGCGCGGAGCGTGCGCTCGCTGCGGCCGCGAACGGAGACGAGTGTTCGCTCGGATGCGGCGGCGGAGAAGGAAACGACGGAGGAGAGGAGGAGGGACGACCCGATCAGGCGGAGGAGCATCGGGCCCGGCTATCGGACGGGCATACGTGCGTCAATCTCCACGCGCGTCGGCGACGCGAGGATATTCGAGTTGCAAGGCGACGAAGGTCGCCGTCGGCGATCCGTAACGACCGGCGATCGCACGGAGCGCCGCATCGAGCACGGTGGCCGGACGTTCGCTCGGCACGGCGTCGAGGCGAACGTCGACGTGATCGCTCGTCGTCTCGTCTGGAACGATCGTCAGACCCCGCCGGGTCTGCAGCGGAGCACTATCCGCGGCGACGGCGAGCGCCCGAGAGCGATACGTGCGCGAGTACGCGTCGGCCGTGAGGGCCAGCGCGATTTCGTCGACGCCCGACGCGACGGGGATGCCGACGGTCTCGTGGCTCCAGAACGCCAGGGTGTTTCCGGCGGCGGTGAGCACGCTGCGGCGATCCAGGCGGAACGCATCGCTGTCGTGCGCCGCATCCCAGCGCTCGACGCCGATCTCGTGCGCGAGCGCCTCGGCAGGCGCCCGGCCGCCGATGGCCTCGACGATGGCGAGCGAGACCGGAATCGAGGCGGTGACGCCCGTCGTCGTCACCACGCCGCGGTCGGCGACGTAGCGGCGGTTGCGCGCCCACCGCATCCTGGGCTCCTCGTTGCGAAGGGCGGCGAGCTCGTACCAGTGCGTCGTCCCCGAGCGGC
This DNA window, taken from Candidatus Eisenbacteria bacterium, encodes the following:
- a CDS encoding S53 family peptidase, whose translation is MLLRLIGSSLLLSSVVSFSAAASERTLVSVRGRSERTLRALLAAQQDPASPEYHRWITPSEFGHRFGAAPADLRRVERWLRSEGCAIRRPKGRQQVECVGARPGPVPASIALLVDGVIDLQQRLPIRHDVALRPNTDTGGVFSFSPQEYAGFFDLATLQDGGIDGTGQRIGIVGTAPVDPTDIDAFRTFYGLPALDLEQIGTPGPNLDDLDRLESVLDVSWSGAVAPGAAITLSITQGTVVDALKALVNRTDVPVISLSLELIASKRTKAAIKQCAKLFKQAATQGQTVLIASGDFGALVVVQPKKKRGVGPFVSSPFVTAVGGTSPTPIDPADASTYGTEVVWQEPSMASGGGRSKTPRPSWQMGSATRTVPDVSLPASGVYPIPRNGRILCCAEGTSAAAPAWAGIAAMLNQQGGQRLGLLNPTLYRLGDAQMNGGTAVFHDITSGSTDTSLAKGFPAKPGYDLATGWGTPIGSALFGAF
- a CDS encoding DJ-1/PfpI family protein; its protein translation is MRARTLLATGALLAGLGAGSAIVMLPPSDTRDAAAAPPAIPEQEQQALIAALKPPKHAVPVVAVLGLNRGTETTDYVVPYGVLRASGLAEVVALATEPGRLHLMPALTLDAGATIADFDARHPDGADYVIVPAMHDPSDPTVASWIRSQAAKGATIVGICAGARVLAHAGLLRGRSGTTHWYELAALRNEEPRMRWARNRRYVADRGVVTTTGVTASIPVSLAIVEAIGGRAPAEALAHEIGVERWDAAHDSDAFRLDRRSVLTAAGNTLAFWSHETVGIPVASGVDEIALALTADAYSRTYRSRALAVAADSAPLQTRRGLTIVPDETTSDHVDVRLDAVPSERPATVLDAALRAIAGRYGSPTATFVALQLEYPRVADARGD